A portion of the Bactrocera neohumeralis isolate Rockhampton chromosome 2, APGP_CSIRO_Bneo_wtdbg2-racon-allhic-juicebox.fasta_v2, whole genome shotgun sequence genome contains these proteins:
- the LOC126755588 gene encoding kynurenine aminotransferase isoform X4: protein MLILPSRILCQQTRQLRSKQNIISTAVHNLQQREQSSIAMEKFGLPKRLQGGKPSVWNEYIALAMQYKPLNLGQGFPDELPPSYVTNALADIAKSDNPMLQQYTRGYGHVRLVQALSKLYSGLVKREINPLSEILITSGAYEALYSAIMGHIDDGDEVIIIEPFFDCYEPMVKMAGGVPRFIALKPNKSNGTVSSADWVLDDAELEQLFNNKTKMIILNTPHNPIGKVFHREELERIAALCRKWNVLCLSDEVYEWLVYDDAKHIRICTLPDMWERTITVGSAGKTFSVTGWKIGWAYGPANLITNLQLVHQNSVYTCPTPIQEAVARGFELELTRLESSDCYFNSLPQELKVKRDFMAKFLQDAGLKPTIPEGGYFMLADWSKLGNKIDLSSEVDQHLDYKFTKWMTKNMGLQGIPPSAFYGEAHKNLGENFVRYCFIKKQENLEKAAELLKKWKS from the exons atgCTCATTCTTCCCTCACGCATTTTGTGCCAACAAACGCGTCAGTTACgaagtaaacaaaatattataagtacTGCTGTCCACAATTTACAACAAAGGGAACAATCTAGCATTGCCATGGAAAAATTTGGTCTGCCGAAACGTTTGCAGGGCGGCAAGCCAAGTGTTTG GAATGAGTACATTGCGTTAGCTATGCAATACAAACCCCTCAATTTAGGACAGGGATTCCCAGACGAACTTCCACCATCTTATGTTACGAATGCCTTAGCGGATATAGCGAAAAGCGACAATCCTATGCTGCAGCAATATACACGTGGTTAT GGTCATGTAAGGCTCGTGCAAGCACTGAGTAAACTTTACTCAGGATTAGTTAAGCGTGAGATAAATCCGCTCAGCGAAATTCTCATAACATCAGGTGCATACGAAGCACTCTATTCGGCTATAATGGGTCATATTGATGATGGAGACGAAGTAATTATCATTGAGCCATTTTTTGATTGCTATGAGCCTATGGTGAAAATGGCAGGTGGTGTGCCACGTTTCATAGCACTGAAACcg AATAAATCGAATGGTACTGTGAGTTCTGCCGACTGGGTGCTGGACGATGCCGAACTTGAACAgcttttcaataataaaaccaaaatgatTATACTCAACACACCGCACAACCCAATCGGAAAGGTGTTCCATCGCGAAGAGTTAGAACGTATTGCTGCTCTATGTCGTAAATGGAATGTTTTGTGCCTATCAGATGAGGTCTATGAGTGGCTGGTTTACGATGATGCTAAGCATATTCGTATTTGTACTTTACCCGATATGTGGGAACGTACCATAACAGTTGGTTCGGCCGGCAAAACATTTTCAGTAACTGGCTGGAAAATCGGTTGGGCCTATGGACCAGCTAACTTAATTACCAATTTACAACTTGTACACCAAAACTCAGTGTATACGTGCCCTACTCCAATACAAGAGGCAGTAGCACGAGGCTTTGAGTTAGAGCTAACGCGGTTGGAATCTTCTGATTGTTATTTCAATAGTTTGCCACAAGAATTAAAGGTGAAAAGAGACTTCATGGCGAAATTTTTGCAGGATGCAGGCCTGAAGCCTACAATACCCGAGGGTGGCTACTTCATGTTAGCTGATTGGAGTAAATTGG GTAACAAAATTGATTTAAGTTCTGAGGTTGATCAGCATCTGGATTATAAATTCACTAAATGGATGACAAAAAATATGGGCTTGCAAGGAATACCTCCAAGTGCATTTTACGGTGAAGCTCATAAAAACCTTGGTGAAAATTTTGTACGTTATTGCTTTATCAAAAAGCAGGAAAACTTGGAAAAGGCAGCAGAACTCCTTAAAAAGTGGAAATCTTAA
- the LOC126755588 gene encoding kynurenine aminotransferase isoform X2, producing MFMIFGEQATMLILPSRILCQQTRQLRSKQNIISTAVHNLQQREQSSIAMEKFGLPKRLQGGKPSVWNEYIALAMQYKPLNLGQGFPDELPPSYVTNALADIAKSDNPMLQQYTRGYGHVRLVQALSKLYSGLVKREINPLSEILITSGAYEALYSAIMGHIDDGDEVIIIEPFFDCYEPMVKMAGGVPRFIALKPNKSNGTVSSADWVLDDAELEQLFNNKTKMIILNTPHNPIGKVFHREELERIAALCRKWNVLCLSDEVYEWLVYDDAKHIRICTLPDMWERTITVGSAGKTFSVTGWKIGWAYGPANLITNLQLVHQNSVYTCPTPIQEAVARGFELELTRLESSDCYFNSLPQELKVKRDFMAKFLQDAGLKPTIPEGGYFMLADWSKLGNKIDLSSEVDQHLDYKFTKWMTKNMGLQGIPPSAFYGEAHKNLGENFVRYCFIKKQENLEKAAELLKKWKS from the exons ATGTTTATGATTTTTGGGGAACAAGCAACA atgCTCATTCTTCCCTCACGCATTTTGTGCCAACAAACGCGTCAGTTACgaagtaaacaaaatattataagtacTGCTGTCCACAATTTACAACAAAGGGAACAATCTAGCATTGCCATGGAAAAATTTGGTCTGCCGAAACGTTTGCAGGGCGGCAAGCCAAGTGTTTG GAATGAGTACATTGCGTTAGCTATGCAATACAAACCCCTCAATTTAGGACAGGGATTCCCAGACGAACTTCCACCATCTTATGTTACGAATGCCTTAGCGGATATAGCGAAAAGCGACAATCCTATGCTGCAGCAATATACACGTGGTTAT GGTCATGTAAGGCTCGTGCAAGCACTGAGTAAACTTTACTCAGGATTAGTTAAGCGTGAGATAAATCCGCTCAGCGAAATTCTCATAACATCAGGTGCATACGAAGCACTCTATTCGGCTATAATGGGTCATATTGATGATGGAGACGAAGTAATTATCATTGAGCCATTTTTTGATTGCTATGAGCCTATGGTGAAAATGGCAGGTGGTGTGCCACGTTTCATAGCACTGAAACcg AATAAATCGAATGGTACTGTGAGTTCTGCCGACTGGGTGCTGGACGATGCCGAACTTGAACAgcttttcaataataaaaccaaaatgatTATACTCAACACACCGCACAACCCAATCGGAAAGGTGTTCCATCGCGAAGAGTTAGAACGTATTGCTGCTCTATGTCGTAAATGGAATGTTTTGTGCCTATCAGATGAGGTCTATGAGTGGCTGGTTTACGATGATGCTAAGCATATTCGTATTTGTACTTTACCCGATATGTGGGAACGTACCATAACAGTTGGTTCGGCCGGCAAAACATTTTCAGTAACTGGCTGGAAAATCGGTTGGGCCTATGGACCAGCTAACTTAATTACCAATTTACAACTTGTACACCAAAACTCAGTGTATACGTGCCCTACTCCAATACAAGAGGCAGTAGCACGAGGCTTTGAGTTAGAGCTAACGCGGTTGGAATCTTCTGATTGTTATTTCAATAGTTTGCCACAAGAATTAAAGGTGAAAAGAGACTTCATGGCGAAATTTTTGCAGGATGCAGGCCTGAAGCCTACAATACCCGAGGGTGGCTACTTCATGTTAGCTGATTGGAGTAAATTGG GTAACAAAATTGATTTAAGTTCTGAGGTTGATCAGCATCTGGATTATAAATTCACTAAATGGATGACAAAAAATATGGGCTTGCAAGGAATACCTCCAAGTGCATTTTACGGTGAAGCTCATAAAAACCTTGGTGAAAATTTTGTACGTTATTGCTTTATCAAAAAGCAGGAAAACTTGGAAAAGGCAGCAGAACTCCTTAAAAAGTGGAAATCTTAA
- the LOC126755588 gene encoding kynurenine aminotransferase isoform X3 — protein sequence MQIFKKCLFMLILPSRILCQQTRQLRSKQNIISTAVHNLQQREQSSIAMEKFGLPKRLQGGKPSVWNEYIALAMQYKPLNLGQGFPDELPPSYVTNALADIAKSDNPMLQQYTRGYGHVRLVQALSKLYSGLVKREINPLSEILITSGAYEALYSAIMGHIDDGDEVIIIEPFFDCYEPMVKMAGGVPRFIALKPNKSNGTVSSADWVLDDAELEQLFNNKTKMIILNTPHNPIGKVFHREELERIAALCRKWNVLCLSDEVYEWLVYDDAKHIRICTLPDMWERTITVGSAGKTFSVTGWKIGWAYGPANLITNLQLVHQNSVYTCPTPIQEAVARGFELELTRLESSDCYFNSLPQELKVKRDFMAKFLQDAGLKPTIPEGGYFMLADWSKLGNKIDLSSEVDQHLDYKFTKWMTKNMGLQGIPPSAFYGEAHKNLGENFVRYCFIKKQENLEKAAELLKKWKS from the exons atgcaaattttcaaaaagtgtttgttT atgCTCATTCTTCCCTCACGCATTTTGTGCCAACAAACGCGTCAGTTACgaagtaaacaaaatattataagtacTGCTGTCCACAATTTACAACAAAGGGAACAATCTAGCATTGCCATGGAAAAATTTGGTCTGCCGAAACGTTTGCAGGGCGGCAAGCCAAGTGTTTG GAATGAGTACATTGCGTTAGCTATGCAATACAAACCCCTCAATTTAGGACAGGGATTCCCAGACGAACTTCCACCATCTTATGTTACGAATGCCTTAGCGGATATAGCGAAAAGCGACAATCCTATGCTGCAGCAATATACACGTGGTTAT GGTCATGTAAGGCTCGTGCAAGCACTGAGTAAACTTTACTCAGGATTAGTTAAGCGTGAGATAAATCCGCTCAGCGAAATTCTCATAACATCAGGTGCATACGAAGCACTCTATTCGGCTATAATGGGTCATATTGATGATGGAGACGAAGTAATTATCATTGAGCCATTTTTTGATTGCTATGAGCCTATGGTGAAAATGGCAGGTGGTGTGCCACGTTTCATAGCACTGAAACcg AATAAATCGAATGGTACTGTGAGTTCTGCCGACTGGGTGCTGGACGATGCCGAACTTGAACAgcttttcaataataaaaccaaaatgatTATACTCAACACACCGCACAACCCAATCGGAAAGGTGTTCCATCGCGAAGAGTTAGAACGTATTGCTGCTCTATGTCGTAAATGGAATGTTTTGTGCCTATCAGATGAGGTCTATGAGTGGCTGGTTTACGATGATGCTAAGCATATTCGTATTTGTACTTTACCCGATATGTGGGAACGTACCATAACAGTTGGTTCGGCCGGCAAAACATTTTCAGTAACTGGCTGGAAAATCGGTTGGGCCTATGGACCAGCTAACTTAATTACCAATTTACAACTTGTACACCAAAACTCAGTGTATACGTGCCCTACTCCAATACAAGAGGCAGTAGCACGAGGCTTTGAGTTAGAGCTAACGCGGTTGGAATCTTCTGATTGTTATTTCAATAGTTTGCCACAAGAATTAAAGGTGAAAAGAGACTTCATGGCGAAATTTTTGCAGGATGCAGGCCTGAAGCCTACAATACCCGAGGGTGGCTACTTCATGTTAGCTGATTGGAGTAAATTGG GTAACAAAATTGATTTAAGTTCTGAGGTTGATCAGCATCTGGATTATAAATTCACTAAATGGATGACAAAAAATATGGGCTTGCAAGGAATACCTCCAAGTGCATTTTACGGTGAAGCTCATAAAAACCTTGGTGAAAATTTTGTACGTTATTGCTTTATCAAAAAGCAGGAAAACTTGGAAAAGGCAGCAGAACTCCTTAAAAAGTGGAAATCTTAA
- the LOC126755588 gene encoding kynurenine aminotransferase isoform X1: MLASAHEQFGKFLFCYFLIILMLILPSRILCQQTRQLRSKQNIISTAVHNLQQREQSSIAMEKFGLPKRLQGGKPSVWNEYIALAMQYKPLNLGQGFPDELPPSYVTNALADIAKSDNPMLQQYTRGYGHVRLVQALSKLYSGLVKREINPLSEILITSGAYEALYSAIMGHIDDGDEVIIIEPFFDCYEPMVKMAGGVPRFIALKPNKSNGTVSSADWVLDDAELEQLFNNKTKMIILNTPHNPIGKVFHREELERIAALCRKWNVLCLSDEVYEWLVYDDAKHIRICTLPDMWERTITVGSAGKTFSVTGWKIGWAYGPANLITNLQLVHQNSVYTCPTPIQEAVARGFELELTRLESSDCYFNSLPQELKVKRDFMAKFLQDAGLKPTIPEGGYFMLADWSKLGNKIDLSSEVDQHLDYKFTKWMTKNMGLQGIPPSAFYGEAHKNLGENFVRYCFIKKQENLEKAAELLKKWKS; encoded by the exons ATGTTAGCTAGTGCGCATGAGCAATTcggcaaatttttgttttgctattttttgataattctt atgCTCATTCTTCCCTCACGCATTTTGTGCCAACAAACGCGTCAGTTACgaagtaaacaaaatattataagtacTGCTGTCCACAATTTACAACAAAGGGAACAATCTAGCATTGCCATGGAAAAATTTGGTCTGCCGAAACGTTTGCAGGGCGGCAAGCCAAGTGTTTG GAATGAGTACATTGCGTTAGCTATGCAATACAAACCCCTCAATTTAGGACAGGGATTCCCAGACGAACTTCCACCATCTTATGTTACGAATGCCTTAGCGGATATAGCGAAAAGCGACAATCCTATGCTGCAGCAATATACACGTGGTTAT GGTCATGTAAGGCTCGTGCAAGCACTGAGTAAACTTTACTCAGGATTAGTTAAGCGTGAGATAAATCCGCTCAGCGAAATTCTCATAACATCAGGTGCATACGAAGCACTCTATTCGGCTATAATGGGTCATATTGATGATGGAGACGAAGTAATTATCATTGAGCCATTTTTTGATTGCTATGAGCCTATGGTGAAAATGGCAGGTGGTGTGCCACGTTTCATAGCACTGAAACcg AATAAATCGAATGGTACTGTGAGTTCTGCCGACTGGGTGCTGGACGATGCCGAACTTGAACAgcttttcaataataaaaccaaaatgatTATACTCAACACACCGCACAACCCAATCGGAAAGGTGTTCCATCGCGAAGAGTTAGAACGTATTGCTGCTCTATGTCGTAAATGGAATGTTTTGTGCCTATCAGATGAGGTCTATGAGTGGCTGGTTTACGATGATGCTAAGCATATTCGTATTTGTACTTTACCCGATATGTGGGAACGTACCATAACAGTTGGTTCGGCCGGCAAAACATTTTCAGTAACTGGCTGGAAAATCGGTTGGGCCTATGGACCAGCTAACTTAATTACCAATTTACAACTTGTACACCAAAACTCAGTGTATACGTGCCCTACTCCAATACAAGAGGCAGTAGCACGAGGCTTTGAGTTAGAGCTAACGCGGTTGGAATCTTCTGATTGTTATTTCAATAGTTTGCCACAAGAATTAAAGGTGAAAAGAGACTTCATGGCGAAATTTTTGCAGGATGCAGGCCTGAAGCCTACAATACCCGAGGGTGGCTACTTCATGTTAGCTGATTGGAGTAAATTGG GTAACAAAATTGATTTAAGTTCTGAGGTTGATCAGCATCTGGATTATAAATTCACTAAATGGATGACAAAAAATATGGGCTTGCAAGGAATACCTCCAAGTGCATTTTACGGTGAAGCTCATAAAAACCTTGGTGAAAATTTTGTACGTTATTGCTTTATCAAAAAGCAGGAAAACTTGGAAAAGGCAGCAGAACTCCTTAAAAAGTGGAAATCTTAA
- the LOC126754229 gene encoding leucine-rich repeat-containing protein 15: MSTSASIKSQLLLYALLTITCLCVTAQLPATGSSNCGPNFPPACLCGRELYEGSISYIVNCTNTGIHNTSVLEFMPDEVEILIFTGNIVPELPWNVFGSINDYKNLKIVDMSNNHIREIRGKSYHHVQNVERLILNHNNLSISREDDEVNHHHPRVFSNFLNLQSLHLTDAFADNSSPQLSEDLHDIFVNSQLNKLQKLHLEQNEITHFKDRNVFCDLPSLRDLHLGDNLLKDINFEVRCLKNLRFLDLERNKFEYVKTHDMMLLNELETRSDRTTNLIVDFNLNPFLCDCKISSFHTWILSTNVTVRNKNTLMCYHNDVEPLPIMELNMDGCAAAVAAAAMMFNTATDAHYGGNGIEQSIGEESTAAGRPHMNQHTVTLIFLLIVLSMILLGLVVALVYVSRERIKYMITPVFDNVAKKVQYTSIKDEDCPEVYV; the protein is encoded by the coding sequence ATGAGTACTTCCGCTAGCATAAAGTCACAGCTGCTGCTTTACGCGCTGCTCACCATCACCTGCTTATGCGTCACGGCACAGTTACCCGCGACAGGCTCTTCAAATTGTGGACCCAATTTTCCACCGGCCTGCCTTTGTGGACGCGAGCTGTACGAGGGCAGCATCAGTTACATTGTAAACTGCACGAATACGGGCATCCATAACACCAGTGTGCTCGAGTTCATGCCGGACGAggtggaaattttaattttcaccgGTAATATTGTGCCCGAACTGCCATGGAATGTATTTGGCTCGATTAATGACTACAAAAATCTGAAGATTGTCGATATGAGCAACAATCACATACGTGAAATACGTGGCAAATCCTATCATCATGTGCAAAATGTGGAGCGCTTGATTTTGAATCACAACAACTTGAGCATTTCACGCGAGGATGACGAGGTCAATCACCATCATCCACGCGTGTTTTCGAATTTCCTAAATTTGCAAAGTCTACACCTGACCGACGCGTTCGCTGACAATAGTTCGCCACAGCTTAGTGAAGATTTACATGATATTTTCGTGAACAGTCAGCTGAACAAGTTACAGAAATTACATTTGGAGCAAAACGAAATCACACACTTCAAGGATCGCAATGTCTTCTGTGATCTGCCGAGTCTGCGCGATTTACACCTGGGCGACAATCTACTCAAAGATATCAATTTTGAGGTGCGTTGCTTGAAAAATTTGCGCTTTCTGGATTTGGAGCGCAACAAATTCGAATATGTGAAGACACACGACATGATGCTACTCAACGAACTGGAGACGCGCAGCGATCGCACCACCAATCTCATTGTCGACTTCAATCTCAATCCATTCCTTTGTGACTGCAAAATCAGCTCCTTTCACACCTGGATACTGTCGACAAATGTAACGGTACGCAATAAGAATACGCTAATGTGTTATCACAACGATGTGGAGCCACTACCGATCATGGAGTTGAATATGGACGGCTGTGCGGCAGCGGTAGCGGCTGCAGCCATGATGTTCAACACCGCTACAGATGCGCACTATGGCGGCAACGGCATAGAACAGAGCATAGGCGAAGAGAGCACGGCAGCCGGACGGCCGCACATGAATCAGCACACAGTGACACTAATCTTCCTGCTGATTGTTTTGAGCATGATTTTGTTGGGGCTGGTGGTGGCGCTGGTGTATGTGAGTCGTGAGCGCATTAAGTACATGATAACGCCGGTGTTCGATAATGTTGCCAAGAAGGTGCAATACACATCGATCAAAGACGAGGATTGTCCGGAAGTGTATGTTTAA